The Sphaerochaeta globosa str. Buddy region TACTGAATACGCACAGAAACGGGTGCGCGATCACCTGAAAAACTTTAACGTTGTATATGGCAACATGTGCAAGAATGCAGTCAATACTGAATGGTTGGTGAAAGCTGAAAAGCGTGACATCATTTTCAGCGATATGGATTACAACATTTTTAATCCTGACCGATAAGAGCTTCTTGCTTGGTATCAGCCCCTTCCTCATCCAGGAAGGGGTTTTTGTTGTATGTAGCGATGAAATCCTCAAAATTGCCAATAACGCTCTACGCTTGTTAAGCGATGGAGTGAAACATTGTAGCGATTGGACTATGAAACGGGGAAACGGTTGGTTGTACTCTGGTGGTAAGGAGTGTACATTTATGGGTACAAGTGGGAAAAAATCCCAATAAAGTGGTATTTCTATAGGAGCAAGGTCATGTTGACTGGTGAATTTTACAACACCATAGACGACAAGGGTCGCATTCTCATCCCCTCTCGGTTGCGTACCGCACTCGAAGGAGATGCCCTGTATGTGACTCGGGGCCTGGAGAATTGCCTGTGGCTGATGCTTCCTGCAGATTTTGAGAAACTGAAAAACACGATCATGAATGGGCCTGGTTCGATGTTCGACCGTAAGTTGCGTATCCTGCAACGCGGTATGATCGCCCCCGCCCAGCTGTGTGAGTTCGACAAGGTGGGAAGAATTAACATTCCCTCAAGCCTCAGGGAAAGTGCCGGTCTTGGAATGAGGGAAGAATCTGTCCTTCTGGGCACCGGCAACTATCTGGAACTCTGGAACAAGAATGAATATGAGCGTTACTTGCAGGCAAGCATGGGAGAGTTCCTCGATGCAGCCCAATCGCTCAGTGAGATGATCCGGGAGGAACAATAATGGAATATGTGCATTATTCAGTCATGGCACAGGAAGTCCTCCAGTATTTGGTTGTCCCCGAAGGTAGAGAGGCTACCATGGTCGATTGTACCTGCGGTGAGGGAGGGCATACCCACCTCTTTCTTTCAACCCATCCAAATCTGAAAGTCATCGGTTTGGACCGGGACACAACCATACAGCAGAAAGCCATCGAGCGGATGAAGGAATTCGGAAGCCGTTTCGAACCAAAGAATATCTGGTTCAACGATTTTTTCGCCCAAGGTGAAGAAAATGTGTACGACCTGATTCTATTTGACTTGGGCATTTCCAGTTTTCATTACGAAGAGTCGCACAGAGGGTTCTCGTTCCGAAAGGACGAAGTACTGGATATGCGCTTGGATGAGAGTGCTTCCATCAGCGCCTTCGATGTGGTCAACGGGTATCAGGAAGAACGGTTGGCCGATGTAATTTTCAACTTTGGGGAGGAACGCTACTCCAGACGCATAGCCCGATCGATTGTTGAGCGCCGCAAGCTTGCAAAAATCTCAACCAGCGAAGAATTGGCATCGATCATCTACAAGGCTGTTCCGCCCAACTACCGCTATGGGCACATTCATCCGGCAACCCGTACGTTCCAGGCTATCCGCATAGAGGTGAACCGGGAACTGGACCGCATTGAGCCGGCTCTGAAGGGCGCTGTCAAAGCACTCAAGAGCGGCGGCCGTATTGCGGTCATCAGCTTTCACTCCTTGGAGGACAGGCAGGTAAAGTGGCTGTTCAAAGGTATGGCGGAGGGTGATGAGCCGGCAATACGCATTTTGACGAAGAAACCCCTGATTCCGACGGATCAGGAACGAGAGGAGAATGCGGCAAGCAGGAGCGCAAAACTGCGAATTATCGAAAAACGCTAATGGGGGTGGAGTATGGGCAACGACTGGTATACTACTGATCTCAAGCAACGACCGGTGCAAAAGCAAGGCCGTGGCCGTCATGTGGAACAGCTCGTTGTCGTATTCATGCTTCTTTGCGTCATGGGTGCCATTTTTGTACCCCTTTGGCAGCGTGGCGTAAACCGATCCCTTGAAGTTGAGTACCAAACCCTGCTCAAGAACCGACAAGCATTGGAAGAGCAGCAGCAAGTTCTCAAGGCAAGTATTTCCAGCCTCAGCATGCCAGAAGCCCTGGTCAACGGAGCTTGGAGGGAGGATATTGCCTTCCAGCCCATCAAAGCCGAAACTGTCGTGATGGTCGCAAGGAGCCGTATATGAGTGAATACCAACATATCGACACCTGCCGTTTTACAGCCTCCTCCATTGCTCCCCTGTTGAAAGCAGATTGCCTGAATCCAAACGGCAAGCGTATTGCCGATGTACAGCTCGACAGCCGCTTGTGTACCAAGGGCTCCCTTTTCTTTGCCTTGAAAGGTGAGAAAAGCGATGGGTTCGCGTACCTTGAGGACGTCGCCAAGAAGGGAGCCGCCGCAGTGGTGGTTCCCAAAAGTCGAGCCGCCGAGGCCCTCGCACGTGTGAGGTGTCCAGTCCTTGCTGCAGAAGATGTCCTTTCGAGCTTGCACGAACTCGCCCAAAACTATGTACAGCGATTTCCCTCTGTCAAAACAATCGGCATAACCGGCAGTTGCGGAAAGAGTACAACCAAGGAAGCACTTGCACGCATTACCGCGGTATTGGGTTCGACTGCAAAGACCCCGGGAAATCTCAACAGCGAGTACGGCCTTCCTTTGAGCATCTTCGGTCTTGATGAAACATCCCGATACGGGGTGTTCGAAATGGGCATCGACCATGTGGGCGAAATGGACCGGATGGTCGGAATGCTCAAGCCCTCGATTGCCCTGCTTACCAATGTCGGTATTTCTCACTTGGAAAAGATGGGAAGCCAAGAAATCATAGCAGAACAAAAGGCCAGGATATTCCATCCAGGACTCGAGGCCGGTTTTGTCAGCAGCAGCTGCAAGCACCTCGATCTCATTCAAACCATCGCTGCTCGCTCGCTGGTACGCTACGATGCCAAGGAAATCTCGGCCGTTGACTTGGGCCTCGATGGATGGCAACTCACCTATGAGGGCCATACCTTTACT contains the following coding sequences:
- the mraZ gene encoding division/cell wall cluster transcriptional repressor MraZ: MLTGEFYNTIDDKGRILIPSRLRTALEGDALYVTRGLENCLWLMLPADFEKLKNTIMNGPGSMFDRKLRILQRGMIAPAQLCEFDKVGRINIPSSLRESAGLGMREESVLLGTGNYLELWNKNEYERYLQASMGEFLDAAQSLSEMIREEQ
- the rsmH gene encoding 16S rRNA (cytosine(1402)-N(4))-methyltransferase RsmH, with the protein product MEYVHYSVMAQEVLQYLVVPEGREATMVDCTCGEGGHTHLFLSTHPNLKVIGLDRDTTIQQKAIERMKEFGSRFEPKNIWFNDFFAQGEENVYDLILFDLGISSFHYEESHRGFSFRKDEVLDMRLDESASISAFDVVNGYQEERLADVIFNFGEERYSRRIARSIVERRKLAKISTSEELASIIYKAVPPNYRYGHIHPATRTFQAIRIEVNRELDRIEPALKGAVKALKSGGRIAVISFHSLEDRQVKWLFKGMAEGDEPAIRILTKKPLIPTDQEREENAASRSAKLRIIEKR
- a CDS encoding UDP-N-acetylmuramoyl-tripeptide--D-alanyl-D-alanine ligase, which produces MSEYQHIDTCRFTASSIAPLLKADCLNPNGKRIADVQLDSRLCTKGSLFFALKGEKSDGFAYLEDVAKKGAAAVVVPKSRAAEALARVRCPVLAAEDVLSSLHELAQNYVQRFPSVKTIGITGSCGKSTTKEALARITAVLGSTAKTPGNLNSEYGLPLSIFGLDETSRYGVFEMGIDHVGEMDRMVGMLKPSIALLTNVGISHLEKMGSQEIIAEQKARIFHPGLEAGFVSSSCKHLDLIQTIAARSLVRYDAKEISAVDLGLDGWQLTYEGHTFTVKSVGRHLLEDVVGAIKVGRYLGANAGDIAEALEGFEPMHGRSFVHRSDVTIIDDSYNASLDSTNSILTYLSGLSWKGSKKVVLGPMKELGKLSRQAHRMVARTVAASSFNQTYLFGSEMEEASLELKKLGYRGQVKYTKDFEELESMVQKQLKGGDLFLLKASRSVAMERLIPSIQRRSLGYA